ataataataataagggcaaataataaaaacttaagaaagcacatatagttggtgggtagacaaattattttttcagattaaaatgaacaaagcattattagagccctgtagacatgacaaaacacgactatagtcacatttatactctttttatttacaacatattgcgcaactgcagggtcttgagacacatgctaactcgcaaactcgagagctagcgacctaaacggtagccttcaacttatttcctttaaacttaaatagccaaaaacttaccacttccacacggatagggaggataactattaacagttatttaacctttaacatgaacatgaatcaaacgtaataattttttttctgggtacatgataccatacagcatccatatcaaactaacattaaactttcatatcaaggcgggggcctcaaactattgtcccgcatgtttgagacccctgctctactgtATATTAGTGAGCTACTGTGCTACAGTCAGGGCCGTGTTTAGTCATTGGGGCCCTCTACATCCTGGTAATTGCACTGACAAGTTTTATCCTATTTTCCTGAGCAAGTTCAAGTCCTTAAACTCCTCCtgagggattattattattattattattacctaacAAGTGAATCATCTCAATGCTTTTTACTATAAATGATAAGAAGCAACATTTAATGTAGTTTACTGCTTTAATACTTTAATATatctttgtgatgaaaagcATCAGTCGCAGGGTCGGCTTCGTCCCGAGAACACTGACAACCGTGCTGCTGTCAAGAGCATCTGGCTCATGTTTGTACTATGAAAAAGGTTGACACCTTCAGGTTTGGACAAAAACTGTCTCACCTTCTCCGCTTCATCTTCtacaccagaggtagggaacctatggctcgggagccaggttgggctcttttgatgactgtatctggttctcaagcatttcttaccacaataaaaatgtatttttgctaacattttaaagtaaacatcacagaaatcactgttaaaaataatattaaaaatcaaaactttcttatgcattttaattcgtccatctattttctactgcaatatggccgaccatatccatctttcctgatgatattttccaggtcaaacaccaaaacttgattattactgggtaatgcggtagtctacctcggtcattgagatgtcaacatgtaaatataaactttcctcctttagtcaaatagtcacctagctaaagctgcagaaccaagccttctggtgaagatggccaaaagaatgaaatacgtgtactgaatacggtgcaaaaccatgcagcagcagaagttgcattaatggcaacaagtatttgatttattattagacactgcgctgctcacgaaagtgtgctggccacacccccttggcgtggggtagtgtgcctggtctacgtaattagagcccattatatctaaaactgttggtctaacataaaaatgcacacattttattgcattcaatgtttaaaaaaatgtatatggctctcacagatacacattttaaaatatctggccttcatggctctcatagccaaaaaggttcccgacccctgttctacaccaCGCCAACAATTTAGTTTTTTCCTGCAGTGGCATATTGCGCAATGTTAAATTGAGTATTTAGTAGGCTTTTGCATCGGATTTGAAGGTTTGTTCCCACCCTAGATACAGTATCTGATGCAGTAAATTAGCAAATTGGACAATTCCTAGTAATAACGTTAGCGTACCAGATTTTATTACCTCCAAAACCAAATGGACTTAAACCATGAAAGTTTTGCTTCAAAAGGAGGTCAAGTCCAGCGTGTATAAACAGCACTGCTATTGTTCCTGTATTAAATATTTCCTCAGTGTACTAAGCTAACCTCGTACTTACTCATTTCAACATAAAGCACATTTTAAATAAGTCTCTCAAGGATTTTGACTGTAAGCAACATTGCTAGGCTAGGTCAACATAGGGTCAAGTCCGCTGCACAATTAGCCACTTAACGAGCACATGCAATTCTCTTCATTTTGATGTCCAGTCAACAAGCAGTTTGAATTTGAGGTCAGTGTAAATATTCTGTAGGTAGAACCTGGTTTgtcgtcatcctcctcctcctcctcctcgctatCCCAAACATCCTACAGTAGTTCTTTTACCTCCAAGCCGGTCTTGTTTTTTAACACTATgggaggggtgggcaaactacggcccgggggccacatccggcccgccaagtgtttgaatacgacccgcccaatctttccaaagtatttcatttaaactcaacatacaacctggcatcatggcctgagacaaccttttgatggttgtatcaatttcgttttttgacatggtctgttgtttacaaagtgctcctgaaaaaagagacacaagcacataataataataataataataattataataataattataataattattattattagattattataataattattagaactattatgattattataattattatattaatgctaattattatattaattatatataatattattgttatatttgcatattttacataataataatataataattatttaaattttattgtaataattataatattttattatttttaaaatatttaaatataaaataataaataataatagcagattgcatgacaattttacagatacaataataccaggtggactgttacgtgtaaaatatatagtctgcccccccccccccccccttgtaaattttgtcatatcaatgcggcccgcgagtcaaaaagtttgcccacaccTGCTCTATGGGCATTAGTGTTTATTGATGAAGGTTAATTTGCttctttttgggcttttgtccGCAATTGTATGCTGGAAATTATCTTTGAATGAAATTTTGTAAGCAAAAGACACGTCTTCTCAGAGCTAGCCATTCAAGTGTAATGTGCTGAGTCACATGACGCGTGTCTCACACCCtgtgtaatgtaaaaaaaaaaaaagatttttttaagaaCACACATTGCTTATgaatttttattcaattaaattttcagcataatttgatgtaaaaaaaaaacacaaaattgaaacagaaaaaaaatcacttgcaTGAATTGAGAGTCTAAAAGTCTTTGGTAATAAAGAAACATTAACCTTCATATCTGCTTTTATGACGCTTCAAATCGCTTCAAATGTCGAACTGTTCATTTTTTATAACTTTCAGTCAAAGGTAGCATCAATTCcaatattgtacattttgtattgCTTTGTGCTTATTCTGTATTTTACccgttttttatttgtttgtttgtttttttaccagtATTTCTCCTCCAGTCGTGTGCAGTCTCTTCAAATGTAAAGTCTGTTTACTTCAAGTGAACTTCAAAGTATTTACCATAAGTATATTTTTTAGGGAAAGTTGCATGAAATACTCATACTGATactgaataaagtcaaagctCTCCTATGTCACATATTCCCTGaggtgacattttgtttgtttttaatatgtaaATGTAACAATATCGGTATTATAATCATATGAAAGAcacattgggaaaaaaaacaaagatatttgtgaaaatatattaatgaaaaatatcaCTCTAGTATTGACCTGGTACTGATACTACCCTTAGTATCTGTACacactaaaataaatgaattgattACCTTCCCTTCATCGGCTTTTGaacaaattatatattttgaagTTCACTTGTATAATATCTCCATATTTCTAATGCTAAACATTTTGTACCCTGGCTTGCGTCTAGTCTGATTTCCAGTCTGCACTTAAAATACATAATGCGGTGGCGAGCAGCATGCACCGACCCTCCCCTCCGTACCCCCACACACACCAGGCACTACAACTGGCACTGGAGGTAATTAATACAATTCTTTTATAATGTAGATGTAATATTTCTTCTGACGTTATTTCATGTTGTTGATTCAGGTCAGAAATCTCAGCCAAACAAGTCATAACAAAGAAGGACTGGAACTCTCCAGCCTGCTGTCGGACACACACATCCAGGTAAAGATTCACATCCATTGACACTTTCAATACACTAAAGTATTGCTCCGTGTGATGTTGTGGCTATCATATGTGTCTTTATGCCTTTATATGTCtctatatgaagagcttgcaaccaaaaggcgctaaatccaattttcactaagttgcatttttttcatgagtttaatagacctctgtcatgtgtatccaaatcacatattttggtcttgaaatcatttttaaaaatatgaaaaaaagtgataattttgaaatttatgctttcaaccaaaaggcgctatttccatttcagatttcaaccaaaaggagctaaatccctttctttatctttattctgattggcccaagtttcccatctattgataacctgaccaatcagagagaagaatacaattggcactgcacatacagaaagccagtatcagtgcgcatcctgttttgtttgtacgtacattaagtacacaaacagtaattgttatttttcatgtgtcgcTCTACTGCAGCCTACAGGTTGAATGCACCTGCAATGTATGACATGTTTTGTATCATTGTCTTGTATAATTGggtatgttgagttgtgttaaagctgatcatcatggaatgtggatgatgttaatgtgtgctataatatcttaacaaaattttatcagtaacagtgtactagtggtaggttataacattttgtttctgtaatgtgtgaaggtgaacgagtgcatgtgtgtgtgtgtggggggggtgtattgtatgttgagaatggcttctgtgttgtaattattttattagcatagcacattaaagaaCATTACATTCTTTTATAACAATGCCATTgcagaagttaaaggtgacttcaaatttatttcagccaaaaggcgctaaatccgaaaaaaataattaaaaaaaatatataaaatacatggtgtgtgcaggattttatagcatgcatttttatgacctatattgataacTCTTTCATTtacaatatagacttgatgaccaaatagattgatatgtgcgtaattaaaaatcattgattttctcaaaatcagtcaaaatggatttagcgccttttggttgcaagctcttcatatgtcTTTATATGATATGTGTCTTTATGCTCGCCCGCGCTGCAGTCTTTGCTTGTGGCACACGACAGCATAGCAGAGAGAGAAATGGAACCAGAACCACTGAGCAGCCAAACGGAGACCCTGAGACAGTGGGGCGGAGAGCCTGTAAAGATTGTCCAAATAGAGAAAGCCCGAGACATACCACTGGTAAGTCCGGGGGATATAAGTCTGCTCTCACATTCATTTTGGTCTTCATGGAGAGACTGGATCACGTGACACAAAGAGTCTTACTGTGGTTGGGTGAAATGGGTCCGTATAGCTTCCAGCACATTATACCAATGAATGTACAATCAATCCCGTTTGACATATATTGTGGACTTTGTGTATTTTGAATctatagcgcgcagacctcacagctaggagacccgagttcaatcccaccctcggtgtggagtttgcatgttctccccgtgcatgcgtgggttttctccgggtactccggtttcctcccacattccaaaaacatgctaggttaattggccactccaaattgtccataggtatgaatgtgagtgtgaatggttgtttgtctatatgtgcccagtgattggctggccaccagtccagggtgtaccccgcctctcgccccaagacagctgggataggctccagcaccccccgcgaccctcgtgaggaaaagcggtagaaaatgaatgaacattattccaacagtaaaatatggtggtggtagtgtgatggtctgcgactgttttgctgcatcaggacctggaagactcactgtgataaagggaaccatgaattattgttaaactGTTTGCAAATACGGGCTGCACGACAGACGAGTGATTAGCTCGCAGGCCtcaggagactcgagttcaattccaccctcggccatctctgtgtgggttttctccgggtactccggtttcctcccacattccaaaaacatgctaggttaattagccactccaaattgtccataggtatgaatgtgagtgtgaatggttgtttgtctatatgtgccctgtgattggctggccaccagtccggagtgtaggaagacagctgggataggctccagcaccccctgtgaccctcgtgaggataagcggtagaaaatgaatgaatgaaagaaagaagtaTTTGTAAACagaagtatttattatttttctaaacaTTAACGTTGAAAAGATCTCAATCTGGCATAACGGCCATAAGGAATTTTAagctttcattattattattataactccTTTTCTCACgctacaatgcacagaaaagagaaagaaatatgtattcatgtgtcacatcaggattgtgaaaGATGGGCAGCGTGATCAGTCACTGACAGTAAAGGGGTTGGCAGTGTTGTGCATCATTCACAATTGTTGTATCCGTGCGTTTGGCAGGGGGCAACGGTCCGTAACGAAATGGAGAGCGTGATTATCAGTCGAATTGTTCGAGGTGGAGCAGCCGAACGCAGTGGACTTTTAGCGGAAGGAGATGAAATACTGGAAATTAACGGCGTTGAGATCAGAGGGAAAGATGTCAACCAAGTCTTTGACATCCTCGTAAGAACATACACATATTACAATTGGAATTGTTCTTTTGATGTCATGACAGACATTTTATTGTGTCGACGTCCACAACACAAAACGATTCTGTGccgatgtcatttttttaattttgtttcagGCGGACATGCACGGCCTTCTGACCTTTGTACTTATTCCGAGCAGTCAGAGCAAACCCCCACTCGTCAAAGAGTCTGTGGTAAGTACTGAAGCTTTTAGCCTTACTTGATATTACTGAATACTATTAGTATTACTATTGTAATTGAATGTATCGTacatataaaacaaaacagctgTACGCCAAAGCAGTTTTAGAATTGCAATAATatttatgtcaggggtctcaaactcaatttacctgggggccactggagctagggtctgggcaaggctaggccgcatcaggttttccaaaaaaaaacaaaaaaaaacgcatttattaaaaacagaaaaatatacaaactttttcagtgctttggttccgattttctacaataaaagctctgataaaacattccactgttctcaaatatcttactttttatttttctgcacaaaataagatgaaaaataaagaataaagaaaatcaatcaatcagtaataaataaatataataataataataaaacggcaaataataaaaacttaaaccacatatagttggtgggtagacaaattattttttttcagattaaaatgaacaaagcattattagagccctgtagacatgacaaaacacgactatagtcacatttatactctttttatttacaacatattgcgcaactgcagggtcttgacacacatgctaactcgcaaactcgagagctagcgacctaaacggtagccttcaagttatttcctttaaacttaaatagctaaaaacttaccacttccacacggatagggaggataactattaacagttatttaacctttaacatgaacattaatcaaacgtaataattttttctgggtacatgataccatacagcatccatatcaaactaacattaaactttcatatcaaggcgggggtctcaaactagtgtcctgcgggccacgtgtttgagacccgaTTTATGTCTTAGCAACATAATAGTACTGTATATCTCATTTCCTTCTCTGATCCCTTTAGGTTCACGTAAAAGCCCATTTTGATTATGACCCATCCGATGACCCTTACGTGCCATGCAGAGAGCTGGGCCTGTCCTTCCAGAAAGGAGATATTCTTCACATCATTAGCCAGTCAGACCCTAATTGGTGGCAGGCTTACAGGGATGGAGACGAGGATAACCAGCCTCTCGCTGGATTGGTACCAGGTAATATTTAAATACTGGGGGTGTCACTAGACACCCAGCAGCCATATAAAGGGGGAAAGTCAGGACAATTCTAAGGTTCCTTGGCTtccccaaaaatgtaaaaattaaaaatagcggcatagaaaatagatggatattAGGGAAGCTACCaatctgtgaaaatgtattatatgattaaataaaaaaatatatatatacaaatttaataaatataattatataattataaatatataattataaaaatattatatatatatataattatatttattaaattttttatatatatttttttattacaatctgtgaaaatgtattatatgattaaataataaaaaatatatatacaaatttaataaatataattatataattataaatatataattataaaaatattatatatatataattatatttattaaatttttatatatattttttttattatttaatcatataatacattttcacagattGGTAACTTCCCTaatatccatctattttctatgccgcttgtcctcagaCTGATTTTgtatgagaggcggggtacaccctggactggtggccagccaatcacaggacacatatagacaaacaaccattcacactcacattcatacctatggacaatttggagtggctaattaacctagcatgtttttggaatgtgggaggaaaccggagtacccggagaaaacccacacatgcacggggagaacatgcaaactccacacaaagatgcccaaatggagactcgaacccaggtcttcctgatctcctgactgatCTCTCCTCCCCTATTAAAtaccaatataaaaaaatgtctacactatatatatttacatatatatttttttctattgttaCAAATGCTTTCCAGGAAGTACAGTACACCACATGGGCctcatttattgttgtttttttcccccccaaaggTAAGAATTTCCAGCAGCAGAGAGAAGCCATGAAACAGACGATAGAAGAAGACAAGGAACCTGAGAAGTCAGGTGTGTTTAACTTCTCtggaaatgtaaacattatgTCAGGCTTTTCAGAGCAATGTTAGATTCCAATGAATTCAATCaagaaatattataaaaacacCTTAGCCGAGTGTTAAATTGCTTTACGAAGAcctttttaatggaaaaaaattagctTTTGGAAAATAGTAGAAACACTGCCATTTTGGGAAAGCTATACTctgggatagtcacatgactTTCACATGACAACCACCCCAAAATGTTGTCTGTACGTCCCTTTAGGGATTGTATCTGAATTTAAAATGCTCAGTAACATTGTCAGTCTGTCTCCACGGTCCTTTAATGTGTCTCTTTGCTTTCAGGAAAGCTGTGGTGTgccaaaaagaacaaaaagaagagaaagaagttgctttacaacaacaaaaacgatGGTACaacatcatgaatgtactttctCAGTATGTAATACATGAAGTACTTGAAGCTGGATGGTCATTGTCCGTCTGTGCATTCATCCAGATATCGATGAAGAGATTCTGACCTATGAGGAGATGGCCCTGTACCACCAGCCGGCCAATAGGAAGCGGCCGATTGCGCTGATTGGCCCAACCAGCTGTGGGCAGGCGGAGCTCAGGCAGAGGCTGCTGAATAACCAACCAGAACGCTTTGCCGGAGCCGTGCCTTGTAAGACGTCAACACAAGCGCTCACTGCAGGGTTTGTAACGCATGGCGACTGACATGTTGACTGTGTGTTGCAGACACAACGCGGAGCCGGCGAGATGGCGAACTGATTGGTCGAGATTATCATTTTGTTTCTCGTCAAACGTTTGAGGCAGAGATGGCTGCCGGTAAGATTTAAATACTCAGATATTTATGGTGTATTGGAATGCATTtgggtggctgcacggcggtcgagtggttagcgctcaggcctcacagctaggagacccgagttcaagtccaccctcggccatctctgtgtggagtttgcatgttctccccgtgcatgcgtgggttttctccgggtactccggtttttcctcccacattccaaaaacatgctaggttaattagcgactccaaattgtccataggtatgaatgtgagtgtgaatggttgtttgtctatatgtgccctgtgattggctggccaccagtccagggtgtaccccgcctctcgcccaaaagacagctgggataggctccagcacccccttgtgaggataagcggtagaaaatgaatgaacattattccaacagtaaaatatggtggtggtagtgtgatggtctgggactgttttgctgcatcaggacctggaagactcactgtgataaatggaaccatgaattattgtaaatatgcaaatatgggctgcacggttgtcgagtggttagcgtgcagacctcacagcttggagaccagggttcaattccaccctcggccatctctgtgtggagtttgcatgttctccccgtgcatgcgtgggttttctccgggtactccggtttcctcccacattccaaaaacatgctagtttaattagccactccaaattgtccataggtatgaatgtgagtgtgaatggttgtttgtctatatgtgccctgtgattggctggccaccagctggaatagcctccagcccccccccgcgaccctcgtgaggaaaagcggtagaaaacgaacgaatgaatggaATGCATTTGAACTCACCTTTACTCCCGTGCAACCAGCAGGTTACATATTAACTTGTCTCAACTTTATGTCAGttcatgtcatttatttaccttttatttacCTTGAATACTTTTCTTAGGGAAGCTGATTGAATCCGGCGAGTTTGAGAAGAATCTTTACGGGACCAACACCGACTCAGTGAGGCAGGTCATAAACACTGGAAAAATATGCGTCCTCTGTCTTCACACTCAGGTTGGTGTATTCAGGCGTGTCTTCTCCTTTGTCGCCCGCCACAGTGGGGAAGTATAAACAAACGTGTGTTTCTCTTTACAGGCCCTGAAGGTGCTGAGGAGTTCCGATTTAAAACCTTACATCATCTTCATAGCCCCGCCATCCCAGGAAAGACTCCGAGCGCTGTTGGCTAAAGACAACAAGAACCCCAAGGTGCTGCTcgaacacgtttttttttttatgttgttttaagaatcacataacatttgtttattgcatcaaggctttttgactttgtcaggaaactctatttcaacaaaataaaaacaaaaaaataatttttactacattttaaaatggtctagttgaaattatgaccactatattgttagggtcggtttcgaccataatatgtaatatgaccataaagcaatattttgagccaaaactgaaatcataagtgtacaattagccaacacaatgacaaccagctcctcttctcatcatggaagcttcaggggattctcattttcatCACCGCTTTTCCAgaataccagcagaaaaacagacatgtgaggtgaattcactcactttgaataatacattttatttcaaagcgcaGATCTTctgtacagaagatataaaaaacatgaacaactatagtcacatttatactctttttatttacaacatattgcgcaactgcagggtcttgagacacatgctaactcgcaaactagagagctagccacctaaacggtagccttcaagttattccctttcaacttaaatagccaaaaacttaccacttccacacggatagggaggataactattaacagttatttaacctttaacatgaacattaatcaaacgtaataattttttctgggtacatgataccatacagcatccatatcaaacattaaactttcatatcaaggcgggggcctcaaactagtgtcctgcgggccacatttggctgcgggccgcgtgtttgagacccctgccatagatgtttctttcgtgattaatactaaaatgaaaaaaaaataaaagtaattgatttaagagatatgttctatagccctcagtaataacCAGGTAataaaagaaccttcaatttctgaatatgattcttttgaggttcatttttaccatttttggaaatagaaatggaggggtatagtgacaaaaaaaggcctacatgcccacaccaaaagtattaaaatcaacattttcattggatgaggaagcctaagaaggtaaccaagacatgagaagcaaatttgatggtaacttattgtttttagtgtattttttttttatttgggcaaatatatgaaacatttgtattcaactatctgatcacaagcccaaaaggagtaggcagaagcaaaaggttataaatgcctaccccttttttgcaagatataatcatgttcatgccactgtcttgttttcccctgttattattatcattgtaatattattattattatcattattataattattgttataatctttatcattattaccatcattttaatcatcattaatattaccattttcatcattatagttgtaacaatttttttaattattaattatttaattttacagacccgttaacataagagatgtataattatttgtacaaattactgtttacgctgtacattgttgttcatatttgatgtaatctatttattctccacattatttatttattatttattatttattatttattatttattatttattatttattatttattatttattatttattatttattatttattattacacgggagccaggcaacaacatttcgttggcaatttcactgctgtgttattgcgcaataacaacaaagaaagtctatgtctatgataccagaaagctaacacaagagaaTGAGGTTACGTCTGTTTACTTAAATAATTTATGCGTTGTGGACAGCCAGAGGAGCTACGAGACATCATTGAGAAAGCGCGGGAGATGGAGCAGAGCTGGGGTCACCTGTTTGATGCCATCATCGTCAACACGGACCAGGACAAAGCTTACGCCGAACTGCAAAGACTCATCAACAAGCTGGACACAGAGCCTCAGTGGGTGCCCAGCTCCTGGCTGCGCTGACGCATACACAGTGTTCGTAGTGGGTACACACCATCCACGCCAAAAAATCACATACTTCTGTCAGTAGTACACTCGGGTATGTATGCTGCACACACTGGGGACTTGGTTCCTGAAT
The sequence above is drawn from the Doryrhamphus excisus isolate RoL2022-K1 chromosome 13, RoL_Dexc_1.0, whole genome shotgun sequence genome and encodes:
- the LOC131140446 gene encoding protein PALS1-like is translated as MTTSYLNGHGGGDEELRLGQQHREMAVDCPGELGSRTLPVRRSAQLERIRQHQEDLRRRREEEGRQLDLNASLRLKKLSQNPHTGIDNPTFLQDTNAPQQPPLSNQHPLLELEELLLSLKQVQGSLSDQQSQNDIQLVLALLNKSDFQSALKIHNAVASSMHRPSPPYPHTHQALQLALEVRNLSQTSHNKEGLELSSLLSDTHIQSLLVAHDSIAEREMEPEPLSSQTETLRQWGGEPVKIVQIEKARDIPLGATVRNEMESVIISRIVRGGAAERSGLLAEGDEILEINGVEIRGKDVNQVFDILADMHGLLTFVLIPSSQSKPPLVKESVVHVKAHFDYDPSDDPYVPCRELGLSFQKGDILHIISQSDPNWWQAYRDGDEDNQPLAGLVPGKNFQQQREAMKQTIEEDKEPEKSGKLWCAKKNKKKRKKLLYNNKNDDIDEEILTYEEMALYHQPANRKRPIALIGPTSCGQAELRQRLLNNQPERFAGAVPYTTRSRRDGELIGRDYHFVSRQTFEAEMAAGKLIESGEFEKNLYGTNTDSVRQVINTGKICVLCLHTQALKVLRSSDLKPYIIFIAPPSQERLRALLAKDNKNPKPEELRDIIEKAREMEQSWGHLFDAIIVNTDQDKAYAELQRLINKLDTEPQWVPSSWLR